From Melitaea cinxia chromosome 23, ilMelCinx1.1, whole genome shotgun sequence, the proteins below share one genomic window:
- the LOC123665007 gene encoding uncharacterized protein LOC123665007: protein MKYHMRLKCQTLAVLCYAVAVIADQEYDNKLTKLWSMSSASNSDGSAVLNVTSASIVIPSSYNSDPVIARTSRASQNFKPYVFRPRAIPLKAIEKPPQEKSVYYTPDNKYKTEILLPGNYFAIPKEKSIDETQRSAYNPSRSEPFEPKAIPLLRGQGFEKRSLDVNIEPIVENSDENSEHEASRRSLSYILGAEDDESSEDEDGEYEEEDDIALQKEGDYESKNKIKHKIKHRIKKAKKYSKYMLPLLLAYKLKYFALIPVMIGGLILLVGATGLAGFFFALFAAVMGLQKGGY from the exons ATGAAGTACCATATGAGGTTAAAGTGTCAAACGTTAGCAGTACTGTGTTATGCTGTTGCAGTGATAGCTGATCAGGAATATGACAATAAACTAACGAAACTTTGGTCAATGTCCAGTGCTTCGAATAGTGATGGTTCAGCTGTTTTGAATGTAACCAGTGCTTCGATCGTCATACCTTCGAGTTACAACAGTGACCCAGTTATCGCTAGAACATCAAGAGCATCACAGAATTTTAAACCATACGTGTTTCGACCCCGTGCGATACCTTTGAAGGCGATCGAAAAGCCACCGCAGGAAAAGAGTGTATATTATACACCggataataaatacaaaactgaGATACTTCTCCCTGGTAATTACTTCGCAATTCCCAAAGAGAAAAGTATTGACGAAACACAGCGTTCCGCGTACAATCCCTCAAGGAGTGAACCGTTCGAACCGAAAGCGATACCTTTGTTAAGGGGCCAGGGTTTTGAGAAGAGATCATTGGATGTAAATATAGAACCGATTGTAGAAAATTCTGATGAGAACTCGGAACATGAAGCGTCAAGGAGATCGTTGTCAT ataTCTTAGGAGCTGAAGATGATGAATCCAGTGAAGATGAAGATGGAGAatacgaagaagaagacgataTAGCACTTCAAAAAGAAGGTGACTACGAATCGAAAAACAAGATCAAGCATAAGATAAAGCATAGAATTAAGAAAGCGAAGAAATACTCAAAATACATGTTGCCCTTACTTCTCGCGTACAAGCTAAAATATTTCGCTTTGATACCAGTGATGATAGGCGGTTTGATCCTCTTAGTGGGAGCGACAGGTCTTGCTGGATTCTTCTTTGCGTTGTTCGCGGCGGTTATGGGCTTGCAAAAGGGGGGATATTAA